The sequence aaattaaatccATTAGTACCTAGTTAACATCAAGACTGACAAACAGTAATGTTTTAAGGATAATAGGATCACTGTTAGACTCATAAGCTACATATCTGTCAGCCTTAGAACTGTCTTTGTGACTAATGTGTTTGTCATAGTTTTCACTTGTATTTGACCAACAGCATTGTAAAGCCTGGTCATATAGGAGATGGCTAAAATACTGTGAATGCTTGAATATTAAGTATTAACAGttgaattgttttattctttttaactATGTCTAACACAGGCTCAAACTAATGAGGAGTCCACACAGTGCACAATCTCAGCAGTAGACGGTATTTTCTCATGATTCTCCTTGTGCAGTAATTAATATATCATTACAACTACATGTTCtaatcattttcttattttctatcatttcaGATTTATCAAGCAGACCAAACCCCTGCCTGGTCTTCATTCCGCTGAAGTGGACACATCTAGAGTATCGTCCAAGGTGAGGATTctcattgtctgtgtgtgtgtgtttatctctcAGGCTACAACTACATATTCtaatcattttcttattttctttcatttcagattTATCAATCAGGACCCTTCAAAACCAGATTAAACCTTCAAATGCAGTGGACATGTAAGTGCTGCacattttgtgcagaaaagAGAGGCCATTTACTTAAACATTACCGCTTAAAACATGGGTCCCATACACGGATTGCACAACTTCCTTGCCCACATAAGGAATGCATATGCACGTTTAAGTCTTTTAATGCACTTAAGGTGCATTTATCTACCTGGCACACTCAAAAAGATCCAGGCAAAAGGAGTGAAACAGCATTCCACTGTCCGCTGTGTGACTTTGTTGAGCCTGGCACTGATTCAAACTTTTTCACCCATTTACGTGGGCATTTGAGACTGAAACAAAAGGTTAGTTGTCCATATCAAGGATGTAACTTCCAGAGCAGCAATTATTCCACATTTAATGCACATAAATCCAAAGAGCATCCAGTACATAGTACAATGCCATTCAAAACTGAAATTCTTTCAGGGAAGTTACCTGAAGAACCTCCCCCCAGTTTAAATATTCAAGCCGAGGATAATGTCTCTGTAGCTGATGATTCTGACTTTGAAGTCGTGGAGAGCGAAGATGCAGAAGGACTGGAGAGTCAGTTGGAACATAATTTGGCTGCTCTATTTCTGAAAATGTCCTCAGTTCTTAACATTTCGGAGACTTCCCTGCAAGAAGTTATAGAACAGATCAATCAgattaatttactgtcacagcCGTTGTTACATACCTCACAAAGAATACTCGATCAGCCTAATGACTCTTTAGTGGGTGAAATAGTGAGAGAAGTTACTAAGAGTAATGCATTCCTGAGATTCACTTCTCCTGGAGGGTCGTTGTCAACTGCAAGCAAACGAAAAGCatacattttaaacaacttCTCTGTGGTAATGCCAATTGAATTTGTGCTGAAAAATGACAAGCAGACAGTTATGTATGTCCCGATATTACAAATGTTGCAGACGTTGCTagcaaataaagacattttggaAAAGGCCATGTCACCTGAGACAAATCTGACACAGAAATACAATTCTTTTAGGGATGGTTCCTGCTTTAAAAGTAACTCTCTCTTGAAAGAGCAAATATTTACGATTGTTCTTTTCTTGTACATAGATGATTTTGAGGTGGCAAACCCTTTGGGAACttccagaaacaaacacaagttaTGTGCAATCTACTGGGCACTTGGTAATCTGCACTCAAAGTATCGTTCCGGTCTCCATTGCATTCAGCTTGCCCTGCTCTGCAAGGCCAGTGATATGAAAGACCATGGTTATTGGGAAACTCTGCGCCCTCTCATTCAAGACCTGGCTTCTCTTGAGCAACATGGTGTGTATGTTGAACAGCTAGGGGCCAGTGTAAAAGGCACTGTATTATTTGTTGCTGCAGATAATTTAGCTGCTCATTCTCTTGGAGGGTTTTTCGAAAGCTTCACCGTTAGCCAAATATGTCGATTCTGTATGGCAAAACGAGAGGAAATACAACACAAGGAAGTGCGAACAGGCTCATTTCAACCAAGAACAGAGGAAAATCATGACCAACAGGTCAAGAACGTACAACAGGATCCTTCTTTGGCTCCACAGTTTGGTGTTAAAAGAAGCTGCCCTCTAACTGATGGCTTAGAACACTTTCATGTTGTTGATGGTTATCCACCTGACCTAATGCATGATCTTCTTGAAGGCATTGTTCCAGGTGAATTAGCCTTATGCTTGAAGGTACTGATATCAAATGGATACTTCTCTCTTGAAACCCTTAATCAGGCCATTAGCAATTTCCATATGCATTTTCAGACAAAACCAACCAACCTCAGCTTGTCAGAAAAAACTTTTCTACCATGGCAACAATTGGAGGAAATGCACATGAAAATTGGGCACTTCTCAGACTTCTGCCACTTATGATTGGTCATCACATCCCTGAGGGGGATGAAACTTGGGAAGTTTTGATGAACCTAAAAGATGTAGTGGAAATCTCAGTGTCTGCAAGCTTTACAGAGGAGTCTCTGTACTTTTTTGACTGCAAGATTGCAGAGCATAGAGATTTATTTCAGAAAGTGTTCCCAAACGAGAAATTGCGCCCAAAACACCACTACATTGAGCACTATCCTCAACTGATAAAAAAATTTGGTCCATTGTCTGACGTATGGACAATGCGCTTTGAAGGGAAACACAAGTTTTTCAAAGATGTTCTGCGTCACACTCGCAATTTCAAGAACATTTCACTTACATTATCTGTCCGACACCAGAAAATGATAGCATTCCATTTAGATACTAACTCATTCTTCAAGCCATCTGTTGAAATCGACAAAGTCCAGTCTGTGATGGTTGCTTCATTTCCTGAAAATGTGCAGAACTTTTTCTATCACAGAAATGGCCAGCAGAGCCAGACAGTCTTGGTAGCACCCTCTGTCTTCATTGATGGCATTAAGTACAGTGCTGACATGGTCATTTCAGTGGGATCTTGCTCTGGGCTACCAGATTTCAGACAAATATCAAAGATTGTAGTGATCAATAGTGACATTGTATTTGTCTGCAAACTTCTGGCCTCATGGTATGATGAGCATCTAAGAGCATATGAGCTCAGTCACTTGTCCACCTTCTCTGTCACACAGTTGTCTGAACTGAACGATGTTTTTCCTCTATCCCTTTACAGGATTAGAGGCAGACAGTTCATAACCCTGAAACGATACATACTGTGCTGAGTATGTAAATACTGAAGTCTTGAAATCCAATACAAATATTCTTCCTTTTCAGGTTGAGAAGTCATGATGGAAAAACAGCAACTTCTGATGAGAGTGGTCATCAATAAAGACGATATCAGGAAACTGGTTTTAAATGAGAGGCCAAATTCTATTGAGGAGTTAAAAGCACATATGAAGGAGAAACTCTCCCTGCAGTATGATTTTATATTGCAGTATGAAGACAAAGACTTTGATAATGCTCTCTGTAATTTGACACACATCACTGATTTGCCTGAAAAAGCGACACTAAAAATCATTCCCTTGATGACTCTAGAGTTATCAGCTGTGACATCGCCTGGCACGTCATCagatgctgactgcagctcaatAGATACGGATATACTGCCTCTCACTGAAACTCCATTAAGAAGACAATGGCCGGAGTTTTTTGATATTCCAAATTTTTCGGTGGATGTTGAATACAGGTTGAGACAAGCTGATCTTGCCTTTATGAAAGATGGAACACGTATGTTGCTGTCACGTGATATGAAGCATGATATTCTGGAAAAACTAGCAGAGGCCATGTACAGTTTTAAAGCGTaccctgatgatgatgattacacCAGTGTGTCCCAATCTCTTATCAGCAAGCATCCAAGCCTTACTGAGCCTGGTCCTCAGCCAGGATACTATGGCTGGAAAAACAGCCTTAAATTTAAAATGGGAAATTATCGTACGAAGCTCAGAAGGGCTGGATGTGAGGATGTCATAGTTAATGGGggcaaaagaagcaaaaacaacCCAGAAGGTGAATCatcaagaaaaaacatcaaacgGCCGAGGGGGGGGGAGGCAAACTATCTCCCCAATTTACCCGACAGACAGAATGAAGAAGGCCTTGAAAGTGCCAGACTCGTTCTCGtggaagaaatgaagaaaaaacaacacaatggcTTGCTCATGGCAAACTTGATGGACCAGACATTCTCACTACGCCGGCAAGAGATCGTGAAAAAGGAGCCTGCTGTACAGGACATAGTGGAACGGTGGCCAGCCCTGTTTACAGAGGGAGAGGTAAGTTATTTTTGTCATGAATGGTCACTGGGAGTTTTTACTCTTGACTGCATATTTGAAAGCAGGTTTGAtaagataaacaaaataaaaattgaacTTGAGAAAGAATAAATTCACTGCAGATTCACAAAGATATAagtctttgtaaatgtttatgcGTTAACATGTTCTTTTCAAGTAAAGAACTCTTGCTCTTACAGTGAGAATTTATTGATGTCATTCAGTTTTATATGAAATAGTATGGTGTGTGATTTTACCATACTTAACTGGTATTCTCACTGCCCCCCCACTACCCCATTgccctactttttttttcttaggtCTTTGCAGAGTTTAGCAGAATTGCCACCAAACATCTTGAAAGCAGTTTCTTTGAGTCTCTTGACAAGCACACTCCACGGATCATTGAACTCCTGCAGTCAAAAAAGGGAGCTGCTGGACTGAAGATTCAAGAGTTAATGGCCAACTTGgtaagaaattaatttaataatttaagttttaagttCTTACTCTCATCTACATACACTTACAGACcaacattttcattctttgtctgactttttttattctaattgatgttttctgtctctgtcttatAAGTCATCGGATGTAACTGCAAGACGCTCCGTGGTCCTCAAAGGCCTTCCCATCGTCTTTGGTGATGACCCAAACAAGTTCTATAAGACATGTTTTGTAAGTACTTGCACAAAATGCAGTATATTCACTTGTAATACCGACATCAAAGATATATGTCCCTCACATTTCTGCCTGTATTCATTAATGTAGGCCTTCCTTTACTGTCttatctttcacttcatttcaaatTTAGAGGGTGTTATTGTAGCTATTGATTGTTATTctattgttcattttttgtctctCCATCGCAGATCTTAGTGTATAGTTTATAATGATCATAGTGTCTAACTATCCAAATACTTCCTGACTACACATTGTTTTGCtgattgtttgtttctttgcagGAGACAACGAAAGATGAGGCCATAGACAATGTCACAGTCGGTGTATTGACCATCCTAAGTGAAGACGATCCTGAGCAGCCCGTGTCCACAGCCATCGTCCTTGAGGGAGGTATTGTGATGGACAAAATTCGGGACTTGCCACAGGCATTTTGCCTCATATTTGGCCTCACATATGCCTTGAACCTCGATTACCCAAAATGTGTTGGAAACacattcaaattcattcaaaGTGTAATGCTTGGTTTGGGAAACAAAGCCCTACCCCCAAAACtgttaacagttaaaaacatgttgtttgacGAATGAGGAGTCAGATGTGAGGTTGCACTCAAGAACTGCTTATGACAGAGACATGAGAAGAGATGCCTTAACTAAACagtattttgaacattttaagagCTGCCTAGATGCAGTTTATTTGTTGAGTTGATTTTCAAATCTGTTCAGTGCTTTTATGCTGGTGGTATATATAGTGCCCTCTTGTGAATTCAGGtgttaaaatgttgtgtaaaaagaaatatatgttGGATAATGTGGCATACCGTTAATGTTCTTATGACAGAGAAGAGGCGTTTGATGCTTttataaacagcattttgaacTGTTTAAGAGTCAAGTGAAAATATAATCATCATTTCATTGTTCAATTGATACTCAGACCTGTTGAGTGCTTTTACAATAATGCCTTCTTGTGaattctgatgttaaaatgttgattaaaaagaaatgtgatatGTTCGATGATCTAGCCAGCAAATACCTGTAATCCAGCATAAATTGTGCGTGTTAAGATTCACAGTAAGTCTGCatactgttaatgtttttatgacagGAAGAGAGGTTTGCTTTTagcattttgaaatgttcaagAGTGAcgtgaaaacattttcatttaatttcaattttttttacaatagtGCCTTGTGAATTCAGGTATTAACGTGTTAAAAGAAATGTGATCTGTTGGATATTTGGATACTGTGACCAGCACATAATCCATCAAAAATTGTGAGCACAAAATCTGCATACTGTTAATTCTGTACAcgttttaaataaattgaatgcAGATGACATTCTTTTTcgcagtatttttttctttcaaattaagAGATGATAACAAAGTTATTATAAGTACTGAAGACTCAGAATTGACGAGTTAATTTCAATACAATAAAGTTACAATAAATTACTTATTTTAAGTCCAATGCAGTCATAACCAGCAAGTTAATTCAAGAGCTGTGAACTCAAAATAAtcatgtttagtttagtttagtaaaCTTATTATAAACAAGTTCTCACAAGTACTGCACACTTATATTTAGTAAGTTACATATACTTAACTTAATCAAGTTTACTTAACTCAGTTAGTTTAAGGCAATgagtttgcatattttttttgaGTAACGCCaactaattacattttacagtgtgtgtgagagagtgtgtgtgtgtgtgtgtgtgtgtgtgtgagggttttcatttaattcatcTTTGgggttttataataataataatgataataaaaaaagtgaccttttcaaatgcattatttttatCTGTACCTCTGTTTGCTTGAGTCACATCATTACctgcttgttcttttttttttttttagtttcaataaataaactatgaatgaaacgtttgtttgtttgtttgaatcattttaatgtCTCAATATAACAAGTTTATATCTGAGAGACAAAATTCAACAAGTCAGAGGAAGACTTCTGTTTGTCAAAAATGAATCTTCAAGCTCACAAATTGACATTAAAGATaaatcaggagcccaaattaacaatattagttattattattaatattagttAGTGAAATCAAGCAGAAAACTTCCAcagttagttttttttagtataaaattaactcttgtgtttctttgttaaGCTGTGCTATAAGTATAGAAATAAAAGGGAATTTTATGGTAAAAAGGCTGAAACTTTAAAAGATTAacacttgatttgattcatttaaatgactgaagcttcattttagttttttaaatataatataatcattttatcttcagataaacgtttgaatatatttttgcacaaagtGACGTCTGTAGATTTGACCTCCGTCACTCTGACCTGAGATGAGAAAGACAAAATTCAACGAATCTTCAAGCTCACAAattgacattattattaaattgaAACTAACGGATAAGTCGTGCCCAGATGAACATTACTTGCTGTAATTGTTCTTCCTGTTCATAGTTACTGTTAAAAGATTCCTTCCTAGTGAACTTTCAGTAATGCTGAAGTTAATTTGAGGCTTCAGTAGACTTTGACTGAGtttgtcaaatcaagtagaaaaCTTCCACAGTTTGTCTTTTAAGTATAAAACTGacttgtgtttccttgttgaacTGTGGTGGAtgtatagaaacaaaaagagggaattttatggtaaaaagactgaaactttGGAAGATAAACACTTGATTTGACTCGTTTAAAtggttgaagcttcatattatcttcagataaacgttTGAATATATTAGATGTAGATTTTGCCTCCATCACTCTGATCTGAGATGCGTCACTAGTGACAGACACCTTCGTTTATTATGTGATTTAACATAAATAACCCAAAATCTCCACCTGAACATCATGCTGAAACATAAATATACCTTACCATAGTGATGTGTTGTTTTAGTGTGGAggacttgatgatgatgatgatgatgatgatggtggtggtgtcTCAGGAGCAGCTCCTCTTCCTGGTTCATGTCTGATTGGTAAATCAAAAATTATGTTTACAGAAAAGCAGTTCAACGACTGACCAGACTGATACTGGAGGTTAATAAAGACTCAACAGGACTTTACTGTTAACTGACTCATATTAAAGctaaaactgaaaattaatcagcaacaattttaatGATCAAATGAATGTTTAAAACTTTTTGAGCAAATATGGCAAAAGTTCCCCAGTTTCAGCTtcctaaatgtgaatattacTGGTTTTGATATTTGTTTATTACAATAAACTGATAATCTTTGTGTTGGTCGACCAGAACAACATTTTGAAGAGGAACCGTCAGCTCTGAGAGCCTGAGTCAcaatttactgacattttacaaatcacaaaaataactaattaatcAGTTTCATTTCCTTAGAGATGATGCTACCTGAGATAACTAAATAATATgtacaagataaataaaaaatcattatatgttttttaaaataaacatttttgataacGATCTTTAAATGAGGGTTTAAATATTTGTAACTGTAATGAGGAAGATCACACTTCTGgtctttattattcatttattctccCAAAATTATTCATTCTTACACTTTTCACTAATGTTCTTATTGATCTTTATAattatgtctgttttaatttgttaatCAAACTCCATAAATAAACTGACCTGATTGAAATGCAGTGAGTGAATTTCctataataaataaactcatCACTGCTCTCTGGTGGATAAACTATGTCATGATTTCTCTACATAACTAACCacatgtctttttctctcctgttagTTGTAACTTATCTACCAACATATACAGCGTTACTAATATatctacacacactcacacacagcagccCACCTGTTGTCCGTCTGGTTCTCATCCTGAGTTCATGAAACTCAGCATCAATCTGCTCTTATTGAACAGTGTGGAGATCATGTTGCTCATATGTCCCTTATTATGTGTGTAATCCAGAATTCATGATTAAGATTTAGACTCTGCAGACCAGTTAAGTTTTCACACCACgtacatacatataatatacTGCTTTTTGCATTTCGTACACAAGAAATCATAAcatatttaactgttttatacacacaggaaataaaacaatacttACCTCAAACTGCAACATCAGAAAACTGCTGCCGGTTAAAACATTTTCCCTACAATATAATAattactttgtgttttctgagttGTTCCTGaagctgtttcacctccacaattacttttaatttcttCCAGCTGTGAACAGCTCCTCCATTTCCTCTGTGCAATGCATCATGGGAGAATAGTGTCCAACACCTGTTTTTCAGTCTGCATATTtacttttgtcactttttaGTGTGAACACACGACATTCAAACCCTGTTTAGAATCAGGACTC comes from Thunnus maccoyii chromosome 1, fThuMac1.1, whole genome shotgun sequence and encodes:
- the LOC121896035 gene encoding uncharacterized protein LOC121896035 isoform X2, which translates into the protein MPGGSCSLKQYYSSGCSLAPFEHDSDAVGTEVFAEFSRIATKHLESSFFESLDKHTPRIIELLQSKKGAAGLKIQELMANLSSDVTARRSVVLKGLPIVFGDDPNKFYKTCFETTKDEAIDNVTVGVLTILSEDDPEQPVSTAIVLEGGIVMDKIRDLPQAFCLIFGLTYALNLDYPKCVGNTFKFIQSVMLGLGNKALPPKLLTVKNMLFDE
- the LOC121896035 gene encoding uncharacterized protein LOC121896035 isoform X1: MKKKQHNGLLMANLMDQTFSLRRQEIVKKEPAVQDIVERWPALFTEGEVFAEFSRIATKHLESSFFESLDKHTPRIIELLQSKKGAAGLKIQELMANLSSDVTARRSVVLKGLPIVFGDDPNKFYKTCFETTKDEAIDNVTVGVLTILSEDDPEQPVSTAIVLEGGIVMDKIRDLPQAFCLIFGLTYALNLDYPKCVGNTFKFIQSVMLGLGNKALPPKLLTVKNMLFDE